In Maridesulfovibrio sp., a single genomic region encodes these proteins:
- a CDS encoding HigA family addiction module antitoxin, which translates to MADFSPVHPGEILLEEFMEPLEISRNKLANALCVPAQRVGQIVKGQRSITVDSAMRLAKFFGTTPQYWLNLQQRYDLEIAKDDNLAERIDREVRTCEEMRFCV; encoded by the coding sequence ATGGCAGACTTCAGTCCCGTACATCCCGGCGAAATTCTGCTTGAGGAATTCATGGAGCCTTTGGAAATCAGCCGCAACAAGCTGGCAAATGCCCTTTGCGTTCCGGCCCAGAGAGTCGGGCAGATTGTAAAGGGCCAGCGCAGTATCACTGTTGATAGCGCCATGCGTTTAGCAAAATTTTTCGGAACCACCCCGCAATACTGGCTGAACCTACAGCAGCGGTATGATCTTGAGATTGCCAAGGATGATAACTTGGCTGAGCGAATTGATCGGGAAGTGCGGACTTGTGAGGAAATGCGTTTTTGTGTTTGA
- a CDS encoding DUF2075 domain-containing protein produces MIRAYYSEPVDKFLLDSPSSILGDLTQNHSFALEDLQKNAWIAQIEILQRELKNFSGAYIAFEYAIPRMGKRIDVVIIYRGIVFALEFKVGDNKYTKSAIEQVLDYSVDLKNFHEQSHNCAIIPVVVSTEAPREELVLNKYPDAIYQPIMANKNNIAEYLSEILNKIACKNQIDSEVWLNSVYRPTPTIIEAAQALYTGHSVKEISRSDSGAINLAATSNTISSIIDHSKLQKRKSICFITGVPGAGKTLAGLNIANERHNVDEGEHAVFLSGNGPLVDVLQEALARNEVASCSDVKTTKGKARRKAKAFIQNIHHFRDDNLQSDLAPIERVAVFDEAQRAWTKEQATSFMSKKRNMRDFSMSEPEFLISVLDRHEDWATIICLIGGGQEINTGEAGLPEWFTAIHDSYPHWDVYASDQLTEIEYTNGNNIYSALSDEQLTIKKDLHLSVSVRSFRSERLSGFVKAILDLNLKTAVELNKELREVYPLKVTRDLEAAKNWLKSKARGSEGLGITAYSGAYRLKPYGIHVKSQIDPKTWFLNNKNDVRSAAFLEDAATEFDIQGLELDWTCVAWDSSLRIKNGAWEFKNFRGTRWQNVNDEIRRRYLLNAYRVLLTRARQGMVIFIPEGSVDDETRLPEFFDPMYNFLLECGVSILNAFQ; encoded by the coding sequence GTGATAAGAGCCTATTATTCTGAACCAGTTGATAAATTTCTTCTCGATTCACCATCTTCAATCCTTGGTGACTTAACTCAGAATCATTCATTTGCATTAGAAGATTTACAAAAAAATGCTTGGATAGCTCAGATAGAGATACTTCAACGTGAGCTAAAAAATTTTTCAGGGGCTTATATCGCTTTTGAGTATGCGATTCCCCGAATGGGAAAACGTATAGATGTAGTTATTATCTATCGTGGAATCGTTTTTGCTCTGGAATTCAAGGTTGGAGATAATAAATATACGAAATCAGCAATAGAGCAGGTACTAGATTATTCGGTTGATTTGAAAAATTTCCATGAGCAAAGTCATAATTGTGCGATTATTCCTGTCGTTGTTTCAACTGAAGCGCCACGAGAGGAATTGGTTCTTAATAAATATCCTGATGCTATTTATCAGCCCATTATGGCGAATAAGAACAACATTGCTGAATATTTATCAGAAATATTAAATAAAATTGCATGTAAGAATCAAATAGACTCTGAAGTATGGCTAAATTCGGTATATAGGCCCACTCCTACAATTATTGAAGCTGCCCAAGCCCTTTATACAGGGCATAGCGTAAAAGAAATTTCTAGATCAGATTCTGGTGCTATAAATCTTGCCGCTACTTCAAATACAATTTCATCCATTATTGACCACTCTAAGCTTCAAAAGCGAAAATCAATTTGCTTTATCACTGGTGTTCCTGGCGCAGGTAAGACTCTTGCCGGACTTAATATTGCAAATGAACGGCATAATGTTGACGAAGGTGAACATGCCGTATTCCTGTCCGGGAATGGACCGTTAGTAGATGTTTTGCAGGAAGCTCTTGCAAGAAATGAAGTAGCATCATGCTCAGACGTAAAGACCACCAAGGGTAAAGCCCGTCGAAAAGCTAAAGCGTTCATCCAAAATATACACCACTTTCGAGATGATAATTTGCAAAGCGATCTAGCCCCAATCGAACGAGTGGCTGTTTTTGATGAAGCTCAAAGAGCATGGACTAAAGAGCAGGCGACTTCTTTTATGTCTAAAAAAAGAAACATGCGTGACTTCTCAATGTCTGAGCCAGAATTCTTAATAAGTGTACTTGATAGGCATGAGGACTGGGCAACAATTATTTGCCTGATAGGCGGGGGACAAGAGATAAATACTGGTGAGGCGGGGCTACCCGAATGGTTTACTGCAATACATGATTCGTATCCTCATTGGGATGTGTATGCTTCTGATCAACTGACTGAGATTGAATATACAAATGGTAACAACATCTATTCAGCTCTTTCGGATGAACAACTTACGATCAAGAAAGATTTACATCTATCTGTTTCAGTTAGATCTTTTAGATCTGAGCGCCTTTCAGGGTTTGTAAAGGCTATATTAGACCTAAATCTGAAGACTGCTGTGGAGTTGAATAAAGAATTAAGAGAAGTTTATCCACTTAAAGTGACTCGGGATCTTGAGGCTGCCAAAAATTGGCTTAAATCAAAAGCGCGTGGCAGTGAAGGACTAGGAATAACTGCTTACTCAGGGGCATATAGATTAAAGCCTTACGGAATTCATGTTAAATCGCAAATCGATCCTAAGACATGGTTTTTAAATAATAAAAATGATGTTCGCTCGGCCGCTTTTTTGGAAGATGCAGCCACAGAATTTGATATACAAGGTCTTGAATTAGATTGGACCTGTGTCGCTTGGGATTCGAGTTTAAGAATCAAAAACGGCGCTTGGGAATTTAAAAACTTTCGTGGAACCAGGTGGCAAAATGTAAACGATGAAATACGTAGGCGATATCTTCTTAATGCGTATAGGGTTTTGTTGACCAGAGCACGGCAAGGAATGGTCATTTTCATTCCTGAGGGAAGTGTCGATGATGAAACACGACTTCCTGAATTCTTTGATCCAATGTATAATTTTCTTTTAGAATGTGGAGTTTCTATCCTTAACGCATTTCAATAA
- a CDS encoding peptidylprolyl isomerase, producing the protein MAKASARHLLVSDEQTCLDLKKQIQDGADFGELAKKYSSCPSGQRGGELGEFRPGQMVPEFDTVVFNEAVGEVHGPVKTQFGYHLLIIDSRED; encoded by the coding sequence ATGGCAAAAGCATCTGCACGTCATCTTTTGGTTAGTGATGAACAGACCTGTCTGGACCTGAAAAAACAAATTCAGGACGGCGCAGACTTTGGTGAACTGGCAAAAAAATACTCCAGTTGTCCTTCCGGTCAACGCGGTGGCGAACTCGGTGAGTTCCGCCCCGGCCAGATGGTTCCGGAATTTGATACAGTTGTGTTCAATGAAGCCGTTGGCGAAGTTCATGGACCCGTAAAAACACAATTCGGTTACCACCTGCTGATCATCGATAGCCGCGAAGACTAA
- the thiM gene encoding hydroxyethylthiazole kinase, translating to MTILNRAWNVVERIRSKAPLVHSITNYVVMNNTANGLLAIGASPIMAHAQEEMQEMVGISNSLVLNIGTLSAPWISSMLVAGKAAKAASKPVVFDPVGVGASSFRTQTCTKILQEVGPTIIRANPSEIMALAGADGQTKGVDSMHETQTAEEAAKYLAEHFDCVVAVSGERDMVVSATEAVWLRGGSPLMPKVTGMGCTASAICGACAAVTESAFDAGVAGMIIMNAAGGIAAAKAVGPGSFQMHFLDALYSLDKEGLMSHCMVEE from the coding sequence ATGACTATATTAAATCGGGCCTGGAATGTTGTTGAACGGATTCGCTCCAAAGCACCGCTTGTACACAGTATCACCAACTATGTGGTTATGAATAATACGGCCAATGGACTGCTGGCTATCGGTGCATCCCCCATCATGGCGCATGCGCAGGAGGAGATGCAGGAGATGGTGGGCATCTCCAACAGCCTTGTGCTGAATATCGGTACGCTGAGTGCTCCGTGGATTTCCAGCATGCTTGTTGCCGGAAAGGCCGCAAAGGCGGCATCCAAGCCGGTTGTTTTTGATCCGGTAGGCGTGGGCGCAAGCTCGTTCCGGACGCAAACCTGTACGAAAATTCTTCAGGAAGTCGGGCCTACAATTATTCGCGCTAATCCCTCCGAGATTATGGCTCTGGCCGGTGCGGACGGACAGACCAAAGGCGTGGACTCCATGCACGAGACACAGACGGCAGAGGAAGCTGCTAAATATCTTGCAGAGCACTTCGATTGTGTTGTGGCCGTAAGCGGAGAACGGGATATGGTGGTTTCCGCCACAGAGGCAGTGTGGTTGCGAGGCGGCAGTCCGCTAATGCCCAAAGTTACCGGCATGGGCTGCACCGCTAGCGCTATTTGCGGTGCCTGCGCTGCTGTGACCGAGTCCGCGTTTGATGCAGGCGTGGCGGGCATGATTATCATGAATGCTGCAGGCGGGATTGCTGCCGCCAAGGCTGTAGGTCCTGGCAGTTTTCAGATGCATTTTCTTGATGCTTTGTACTCGCTGGATAAAGAGGGTTTGATGTCGCATTGTATGGTAGAGGAATAA
- a CDS encoding Fic/DOC family protein — protein sequence MITRYANNDPYTYPDSATLINLKGIRDEKKLDSYEGLCGIKRILEGLPVGNFDYSHLKAIHHHIFQDVYEWAGQERNVPISKGSSQFATPAFINNLATDLLNKLVQEKALTSP from the coding sequence ATGATAACTCGTTACGCAAATAACGATCCTTACACATACCCCGACAGTGCAACTCTGATCAATTTAAAGGGAATCCGTGACGAGAAAAAGCTTGATTCATATGAAGGCCTTTGCGGTATTAAACGAATTCTTGAAGGGCTTCCCGTTGGAAATTTTGACTATTCGCACCTAAAAGCAATTCACCACCATATTTTCCAAGACGTTTATGAATGGGCCGGACAGGAACGCAATGTTCCGATAAGCAAAGGATCAAGCCAATTCGCAACACCTGCATTTATTAACAACCTAGCCACAGACCTCCTCAATAAACTGGTTCAGGAAAAGGCTCTTACCTCCCCTTAA
- a CDS encoding ROK family protein has translation MSHKNYNSAVIGVDLGGTKVKAGLVAGGAIVSAASNLIPESSEYDADAVVEVVKDTIAAVFSGEVSGIGIGIPSMLDRENGIIYDVQNIKSWKEIHLKDILEAHFQVPVVMDNDANCFAMGEKLYGLGKNYENFAGITLGTGIGTGLINRGTLLADANCGSGEFGEIPYLDGKLEDYASGQFFKNNFKDDGPSIFVKAQRNDPAALQSYRQFGEHLGQAIKIIMYAVDPGNFILGGSIAEARDYFDPAMRAAIETFTFPTSLKNLVIEYSRLGGDAPILGAAAVFHNCHWVKGR, from the coding sequence ATGAGCCACAAAAACTATAACAGCGCAGTTATCGGTGTTGATCTCGGAGGAACAAAGGTTAAAGCAGGACTGGTCGCAGGCGGGGCGATTGTATCTGCGGCTTCCAACCTGATTCCGGAATCCAGCGAATACGATGCCGACGCAGTTGTTGAAGTCGTTAAAGACACAATTGCCGCTGTTTTTTCAGGAGAAGTGTCCGGTATCGGAATCGGTATTCCAAGCATGCTCGATCGAGAAAATGGAATCATCTACGATGTCCAGAACATAAAATCCTGGAAGGAGATACACCTCAAAGATATTCTGGAAGCGCATTTTCAGGTGCCGGTTGTCATGGATAACGACGCCAATTGCTTTGCCATGGGTGAGAAACTCTACGGGCTAGGGAAAAATTATGAGAATTTCGCCGGAATAACACTCGGAACCGGCATCGGCACGGGGCTGATCAACCGGGGAACACTGCTGGCCGATGCCAACTGCGGGTCCGGGGAATTCGGGGAGATACCTTATCTTGACGGCAAACTTGAAGACTATGCCAGTGGGCAGTTTTTTAAAAACAATTTCAAAGACGACGGCCCGAGCATATTCGTAAAAGCGCAAAGAAATGACCCGGCTGCGCTGCAATCCTATCGCCAATTTGGAGAACACTTGGGTCAGGCCATAAAAATAATCATGTATGCCGTTGACCCCGGAAACTTTATCCTCGGCGGCTCCATTGCGGAGGCAAGAGATTATTTCGATCCTGCAATGAGGGCTGCCATCGAAACATTCACCTTCCCCACATCACTGAAAAATCTGGTCATTGAATATTCGCGATTAGGAGGAGATGCCCCGATTCTCGGCGCTGCTGCTGTTTTTCATAATTGCCATTGGGTTAAGGGGAGGTAA
- a CDS encoding MFS transporter, which yields MTSRYSNQTIVWMIMFGFFVISFVTNILGPIMPNATKDMHLTLTQSGVLPFAFFIAYLVSIPAGYLLESRGSKFTILSAFTLGICGALIFCSNANYLTYLISLFVIGASVAMLQVAFWPLLRTCGGEENYSFLSVLTQVFFGAASFLSPFVFSYLVQNLPYSGNDDFFLTTMTKLIPPNLEWVSIYWLNAAVMCGMVIFIALFRFPRIVLNAEEKLDGTKTIARLLQNETVLIYFFGIFAYVGMEQGISVWITQFLQDYHGVDPNTTGARVVAFFWALQCIGSFIGIVLLRLVDVRTVLKSFLILQLAALSAALFCPRTISILAFPVCGFLTSVMYGSVFSLGMNSLDSHHGSISGIFCTGIIGGAIVPLIVGTLGHYTGLRYGMCFVYLTILYLLYISMTARPLINNKTISASELFKMKRKSS from the coding sequence ATGACCTCCCGCTACAGCAACCAAACCATTGTCTGGATGATCATGTTCGGTTTTTTTGTCATTTCGTTTGTGACCAATATCCTTGGCCCCATAATGCCGAATGCGACCAAAGACATGCACCTGACCCTGACCCAATCCGGGGTGCTGCCCTTTGCCTTTTTTATTGCCTATCTGGTTTCAATACCTGCCGGATATCTGCTTGAAAGCCGCGGCAGCAAATTTACCATTTTATCCGCCTTTACTCTGGGAATCTGTGGAGCCCTTATATTCTGTTCAAATGCAAATTACCTGACCTATCTGATCAGCCTGTTTGTCATCGGGGCGTCTGTCGCTATGTTGCAGGTTGCCTTCTGGCCATTGCTTAGAACCTGCGGCGGCGAAGAAAATTATTCCTTCCTTTCCGTCCTGACCCAGGTTTTCTTTGGGGCCGCTTCGTTTTTAAGTCCCTTTGTTTTTTCCTATCTTGTGCAGAACCTGCCGTACAGCGGCAATGACGATTTCTTTCTCACAACCATGACAAAACTCATTCCACCGAATCTGGAATGGGTTTCCATTTACTGGCTCAATGCAGCCGTCATGTGCGGCATGGTTATTTTCATTGCGCTGTTCCGTTTTCCGCGCATTGTGCTCAATGCAGAAGAAAAACTCGACGGGACAAAAACGATTGCCCGGCTTTTGCAAAATGAAACAGTATTGATCTATTTTTTCGGAATCTTTGCTTACGTTGGCATGGAGCAGGGCATCAGCGTCTGGATTACCCAGTTTTTACAGGACTACCACGGTGTTGATCCCAACACTACCGGAGCAAGGGTCGTTGCTTTCTTCTGGGCTCTGCAATGTATAGGCAGCTTTATCGGCATTGTTTTATTACGGCTAGTTGACGTCCGAACCGTGCTAAAATCATTTTTGATCCTGCAACTTGCAGCCCTGAGCGCGGCATTATTCTGCCCGCGCACCATCTCCATTTTAGCATTTCCTGTTTGCGGTTTTCTGACATCGGTAATGTACGGCAGCGTATTTTCACTGGGCATGAATTCCCTTGATTCCCATCACGGATCAATTTCAGGAATTTTCTGTACCGGAATTATCGGAGGAGCCATTGTGCCACTGATAGTAGGTACCCTTGGACACTACACCGGCCTGAGATATGGCATGTGTTTTGTTTATCTGACTATCCTTTACCTGCTCTACATCTCCATGACCGCTCGCCCTCTGATCAACAACAAGACAATCAGTGCTTCCGAACTTTTTAAAATGAAAAGGAAATCCTCATGA
- the hdcA gene encoding histidine decarboxylase, pyruvoyl type, which produces MWRKIILFSGLILVLVFSNAFAEQQVFDKTAVSPFEDYCDGYGMPGAQGIGYVNVLKVSTGTVDKSDDLLIDGIIAYDRAETTDAYIGGINMLTASSFNGIMGSIWGLDLAVAEEVENNTQKPMFTLTQYDGTPLPVYDAAPLIEAGKALFGTAQDRHFPPAPGSHVICAHKDVTAYRPLKGSPSPEKGQAYGVWSYLCISLAKDRTAAPSLFIEDAGLWTRNNNEKDLKHFLDEHQKNVAKSIVDCGENQSVVYDRTYMAYAYVIMKPGYVGTALTVAPYVTLARKALPAGGFMALEKMSLKEWKKSMKFK; this is translated from the coding sequence ATGTGGCGTAAAATTATTCTATTTTCAGGATTGATTCTGGTTCTTGTTTTTTCGAACGCATTTGCCGAGCAGCAGGTCTTTGACAAAACAGCAGTTTCGCCGTTCGAGGATTATTGTGACGGATACGGCATGCCCGGTGCTCAGGGGATTGGTTATGTGAACGTCTTGAAGGTCTCCACAGGAACCGTGGACAAATCCGACGACCTGCTCATAGACGGCATTATTGCATACGACCGGGCCGAGACCACCGATGCCTATATCGGCGGGATCAATATGCTCACCGCCTCGTCCTTTAATGGTATAATGGGCAGCATCTGGGGATTGGATCTGGCTGTAGCCGAAGAAGTTGAAAACAACACCCAGAAGCCGATGTTTACCCTCACCCAGTATGACGGAACCCCTTTGCCGGTATACGATGCCGCACCGCTGATTGAAGCGGGCAAGGCTTTGTTCGGAACCGCACAGGATCGGCATTTTCCGCCTGCTCCGGGCAGCCATGTTATCTGCGCCCATAAAGATGTTACCGCGTATAGACCGTTAAAAGGCTCCCCGTCCCCGGAAAAAGGGCAGGCTTACGGCGTCTGGAGCTACTTGTGCATTTCTTTGGCAAAAGACCGAACTGCGGCCCCCAGCCTTTTTATTGAGGATGCAGGCCTGTGGACCAGAAATAATAACGAAAAGGATTTGAAGCACTTTCTGGATGAGCACCAGAAAAATGTGGCCAAATCCATTGTTGATTGCGGTGAAAACCAAAGTGTTGTTTATGACCGCACCTATATGGCCTATGCTTATGTCATAATGAAGCCCGGATATGTAGGGACTGCATTAACAGTAGCACCATACGTGACTCTAGCCCGCAAAGCCCTGCCTGCAGGGGGCTTTATGGCTCTGGAAAAAATGAGTTTGAAGGAATGGAAAAAATCCATGAAATTCAAGTAA
- a CDS encoding PPC domain-containing DNA-binding protein: protein MLNTISIRLHPGQDLLSELDRIVEIENIEAACILTCVGSLTKANLRFANQNQPTEMNGFFEIVSLTGVMSRHGSHYHIAIADGKGQTFGAHLLEGCKIYTTAEIVIGVCSGTRFLRTFDPQTGYPELEIETVTKD, encoded by the coding sequence ATGTTGAATACAATTTCGATCAGACTGCATCCAGGCCAGGATTTACTTTCTGAACTTGATAGGATTGTTGAAATAGAAAATATAGAAGCAGCCTGCATATTAACCTGCGTTGGAAGCCTCACAAAAGCTAACTTACGTTTTGCAAATCAGAATCAGCCTACAGAAATGAACGGTTTTTTTGAAATCGTCTCCCTGACAGGAGTCATGTCCAGACATGGGTCCCATTATCACATCGCCATTGCCGATGGAAAAGGTCAAACTTTCGGTGCACACCTTCTTGAAGGCTGCAAAATATATACAACCGCTGAAATTGTAATCGGGGTTTGTTCCGGAACCCGGTTTTTGCGGACGTTTGATCCGCAAACCGGATATCCTGAGCTTGAAATAGAAACCGTAACCAAGGATTAG
- a CDS encoding ECF transporter S component, with protein MGFSESIKKEFSTFTVVLIAVAIVMNIAVGQLVSLLKIPVFLDSIGTVLVAILAGPVAGGLTGLLTNLIWGMVTSPVAAAFSPVAMIIGIVAGVCARYGLFRNLWMALLSGVIITVFVSIVAVPIRLYMFGGITGSGADFLTAYMLALGKDLFGSVIVTVFTSNLIDKVVTAGLAWAIVKSLPAKTANRLRSSEAVG; from the coding sequence ATGGGATTTTCAGAAAGCATTAAAAAGGAATTTTCCACATTCACAGTCGTTTTGATTGCTGTAGCCATTGTCATGAACATTGCGGTAGGACAGCTTGTTTCTCTACTCAAGATTCCTGTGTTTCTGGATTCAATAGGCACGGTACTGGTCGCAATTCTTGCCGGACCTGTTGCGGGCGGCCTTACAGGGCTGCTTACAAACCTCATCTGGGGAATGGTTACATCTCCTGTGGCAGCAGCATTCTCTCCCGTAGCCATGATCATCGGTATTGTCGCAGGGGTGTGCGCCCGGTACGGACTTTTCAGGAATCTGTGGATGGCACTTCTCAGCGGCGTGATTATTACTGTTTTTGTTTCCATTGTTGCCGTGCCCATCCGTCTTTACATGTTCGGCGGAATTACCGGCAGCGGTGCAGACTTTCTTACCGCCTACATGCTTGCGCTGGGCAAAGACCTTTTCGGATCTGTTATCGTAACCGTATTTACCTCCAACCTTATAGACAAGGTTGTCACAGCCGGCCTTGCCTGGGCAATTGTCAAATCCCTCCCTGCTAAAACAGCAAATCGTCTGAGAAGTTCTGAAGCTGTCGGTTAA
- a CDS encoding energy-coupling factor transporter transmembrane component T: MQKENPTLFIEGDSWIYGLSPFSKLAYILLNGAIVYLAGLGWQLITCYLLINLAMAAFFKLLLPIWKVLWRTMLPLALFMIPIHGFLYPGNQTPLATYEFLTVYQEGLLYAVHILLQLSVVLVSSLFFVFSTHPADFIAATTQAGWPPTLAYLLGSPLLMLPAMRARAAMIQAAQRARGLDSEGNIFQRIKGIKPLLAPFVLGSIIEIEQRAVALEVRGFNSCSTVSTLRDVPDSKTEKTFRRMIIVFVIILISYRIIIKLCPQLDLMM; the protein is encoded by the coding sequence ATGCAAAAAGAAAATCCTACTCTGTTTATAGAGGGAGATTCGTGGATTTACGGACTATCGCCCTTCAGCAAGCTGGCATACATTCTGCTAAACGGGGCGATAGTCTATCTGGCCGGGTTGGGATGGCAACTGATTACCTGCTATCTGCTGATCAACCTGGCCATGGCTGCCTTTTTCAAGCTGCTGCTCCCGATTTGGAAAGTCCTGTGGCGGACAATGCTGCCGTTGGCGCTTTTCATGATTCCCATCCACGGTTTTCTGTATCCCGGCAATCAGACCCCGCTTGCCACGTATGAATTCTTGACCGTTTATCAGGAAGGACTGCTGTATGCCGTGCATATTCTGCTGCAGCTTTCAGTTGTGCTGGTTTCCTCACTTTTTTTTGTATTCAGCACTCATCCTGCTGATTTTATCGCCGCCACGACGCAGGCGGGCTGGCCCCCTACTCTGGCCTATCTGCTTGGAAGCCCCCTTCTGATGCTGCCTGCCATGCGAGCCAGAGCAGCCATGATTCAAGCTGCCCAGCGCGCCAGAGGGCTTGATTCCGAAGGAAATATCTTTCAGAGGATTAAAGGGATCAAGCCGCTTCTGGCCCCATTTGTACTAGGCTCGATAATCGAGATTGAACAGCGGGCGGTAGCCCTTGAAGTGCGCGGTTTCAACTCTTGTTCAACCGTTTCCACACTGAGAGATGTGCCTGATTCAAAAACGGAAAAAACATTTCGCAGGATGATCATTGTTTTTGTTATTATTTTAATAAGTTACCGGATAATTATTAAGCTATGCCCGCAATTAGACTTGATGATGTGA
- a CDS encoding ABC transporter ATP-binding protein has translation MPAIRLDDVTFYYSGTEQCSLKNVCLEIDQGEFVAVIGANNSGKSSLCYALTGVIPHLYHGKLHGDIYLTGKSTKSMSVDEISRSAGLVMQIPQNQLSGVRYTVFEEVAFSLENRGIPRDSIKKRVAETLELTGLTNLAERCPQHLSGGQQQKVVLAAVLANDPDILILDEPTTFLDPQGTNQVFEILSQLKSRGKSIVIAEQNLELIALYADRVVTLHNGEIVLDGPPSQVLTDHRLNELGLDLLRYTKVAEQAAQNNMWNKSMAPAVTFSQTVRGLEVG, from the coding sequence ATGCCCGCAATTAGACTTGATGATGTGACTTTTTACTATTCAGGGACAGAACAATGCTCCCTGAAGAATGTCTGTCTTGAAATTGATCAAGGTGAATTTGTTGCTGTTATCGGCGCAAACAATTCCGGCAAATCAAGTCTCTGCTATGCCCTGACAGGTGTCATTCCGCATCTTTATCATGGGAAACTGCACGGTGATATTTATCTGACCGGTAAAAGCACCAAATCCATGAGCGTAGATGAAATTTCACGAAGTGCCGGACTGGTGATGCAGATTCCCCAGAATCAACTTTCCGGGGTCCGCTATACCGTGTTTGAAGAAGTAGCCTTCAGCCTCGAAAATCGGGGGATACCGCGAGATTCAATCAAAAAACGGGTAGCGGAAACTCTGGAACTTACAGGCCTTACAAACCTTGCCGAGAGATGCCCGCAGCACCTTTCCGGAGGACAGCAGCAGAAGGTCGTACTGGCCGCAGTTCTTGCCAATGACCCGGATATACTTATTCTGGATGAACCGACAACATTTCTTGACCCTCAGGGGACCAATCAGGTCTTTGAGATACTGAGTCAACTCAAGTCTCGCGGGAAATCAATAGTTATTGCGGAACAGAATCTGGAACTTATTGCCCTGTATGCCGACCGGGTCGTCACTCTTCATAACGGCGAAATCGTTTTGGACGGTCCGCCTTCACAAGTGCTTACGGATCACAGATTAAATGAGCTCGGCCTGGACTTGCTGCGTTACACCAAAGTTGCCGAACAGGCTGCTCAAAACAATATGTGGAACAAATCAATGGCACCGGCCGTTACTTTTTCACAAACAGTCCGGGGGCTTGAAGTTGGTTAA
- a CDS encoding ABC transporter ATP-binding protein, translating to MVNTDTPFIIKVDDISFDYGNSVNALQDISLEIKQGEQVALVGHNGSGKSTLAKHLNGLLKQTSGSVLINGESTEIKRTAQLAGTVALLFQNPDDQICKRTVRDEVAFGPRNLGYSKDRIQELVYNALSDFDLLSFEEFNPHDLGYSQRKRLALASVCAMDTPVIIMDEPTAGLDPHEVSILKSVMDKLKAMDRTVIVISHDMDFLAETAARAVCLNEGKKIYDGCILDFFSRQTMLEDCGLLCPQIARLCAYFNLRPQRYTPDDFITELEKTRR from the coding sequence TTGGTTAATACAGACACTCCGTTTATAATCAAAGTAGATGATATAAGTTTTGATTATGGGAACTCCGTAAACGCTCTGCAGGATATTTCGCTGGAAATAAAACAGGGGGAACAGGTTGCGCTTGTCGGGCACAACGGCTCTGGAAAAAGCACATTGGCAAAGCATTTAAACGGGTTGCTGAAGCAGACATCCGGTAGTGTGCTGATTAACGGAGAGTCTACAGAAATAAAACGGACTGCCCAACTTGCCGGAACAGTCGCCCTGCTCTTTCAAAATCCCGATGATCAGATCTGCAAACGAACCGTCCGGGATGAGGTTGCCTTCGGTCCGCGCAACCTTGGGTATTCGAAAGATAGAATTCAGGAACTTGTGTATAACGCGCTGTCCGATTTCGACCTTCTTTCCTTTGAGGAATTCAATCCCCATGATCTCGGATACAGCCAGCGCAAAAGGCTGGCTCTTGCTTCGGTTTGCGCCATGGACACTCCGGTCATTATTATGGATGAACCGACAGCAGGTCTTGATCCGCATGAGGTCAGCATTTTGAAATCTGTCATGGACAAGCTGAAAGCCATGGACAGAACTGTCATTGTCATAAGTCACGATATGGATTTTTTAGCAGAGACTGCAGCAAGAGCCGTCTGTCTCAACGAAGGAAAAAAGATCTACGACGGGTGTATCTTAGACTTTTTTTCGAGACAGACCATGCTTGAAGATTGTGGATTGTTATGTCCTCAGATTGCCCGTCTTTGTGCCTATTTTAATCTCCGTCCTCAAAGATATACCCCTGATGATTTTATTACTGAACTTGAAAAGACCAGACGGTAA